One Ricinus communis isolate WT05 ecotype wild-type chromosome 7, ASM1957865v1, whole genome shotgun sequence genomic region harbors:
- the LOC8277485 gene encoding 1-aminocyclopropane-1-carboxylate oxidase homolog 12 isoform X1, translating into MITGTHYCVDMDVIISSAADFSAVDEDGSIYDKAEEVKAFDETKAGVKGLVDSDVTKIPRFFVHPPQNVKNPSSKITDVSLLQVPVIDLGGIGSHRRRLQVVNEIRNASETWGFFQMVNHGVPVSVLDEMLAGVKRFHEQPQEVKMEWYSRDSKRRVKYFCNGDLLVNRAPANWRDTIAFDFQDGKLDPELYPQVCREAVSEYMRNMIKTSKILSELISEALGLPSEYLSGLECMETESLVCHYYPICPEPDSTLGTTKHTDPSFLTILLQDNVGGLQVLNQNQWIDVPPRHGALVVNIGDFMQLITNDKFRSVEHRVLVGRVGARASVACFFYPSTANKFKPYGAVKELLSGNPPIYRETHISEYMAHFRSKGLDGNSNLPYFKLA; encoded by the exons ATGATCACTGGTACCCATTATTGCGTAGACATGGACGTGATCATTTCTTCTGCTGCAGATTTTTCAGCTGTTGATGAAGATGGTTCCATCTACGACAAAGCTGAAGAAGTGAAAGCTTTTGATGAAACTAAAGCTGGTGTTAAAGGACTAGTTGATTCTGATGTGACAAAGATACCTAGGTTTTTTGTCCATCCACCACAGAATGTGAAAAATCCGTCATCGAAGATCACTGATGTCAGCCTGCTGCAGGTTCCAGTGATTGACTTGGGAGGCATTGGAAGTCATCGAAGGCGGCTTCAGGTAGTGAATGAGATCAGGAATGCATCAGAAACATGGGGTTTCTTTCAAATGGTTAATCATGGAGTCCCTGTCAGTGTTCTTGATGAAATGTTGGCTGGTGTTAAACGATTCCATGAGCAACCTCAGGAGGTGAAGATGGAGTGGTATTCTCGCGACTCTAAGCGCAGAGTGAAGTACTTCTGCAATGGTGATCTCCTTGTCAATAGAGCACCAGCAAATTGGAGGGATACCATAGCATTTGATTTTCAGGACGGGAAACTAGACCCGGAGCTCTATCCTCAGGTATGCAG GGAAGCTGTAAGTGAATACATGAGAAACATGATCAAGACGAGCAAGATACTATCTGAACTGATATCGGAGGCACTAGGGCTTCCAAGTGAATACCTGTCAGGATTGGAATGCATGGAAACTGAGTCATTAGTGTGCCATTATTACCCAATTTGTCCGGAGCCAGACTCGACACTAGGCACCACCAAGCACACAGACCCTTCATTTCTGACAATATTGTTGCAAGATAATGTGGGTGGACTGCAAGTTCTCAACCAAAATCAATGGATCGATGTGCCTCCTCGGCATGGAGCTCTTGTAGTAAACATAGGAGACTTCATGCAG CTCATCACCAACGACAAGTTCAGAAGTGTGGAGCACAGAGTGTTAGTTGGAAGGGTAGGAGCAAGGGCATCAGTAGCATGCTTTTTCTATCCAAGTACagctaataaatttaaacctTATGGAGCAGTAAAGGAACTTCTATCTGGCAATCCACCCATTTATAGAGAAACTCACATCAGTGAATACATGGCCCATTTCAGGTCCAAAGGATTAGATGGTAATTCAAATCTCCCTTATTTTAAACTAGCATGA
- the LOC8277485 gene encoding 1-aminocyclopropane-1-carboxylate oxidase homolog 12 isoform X2 has translation MITGTHYCVDMDVIISSAADFSAVDEDGSIYDKAEEVKAFDETKAGVKGLVDSDVTKIPRFFVHPPQNVKNPSSKITDVSLLQVPVIDLGGIGSHRRRLQVVNEIRNASETWGFFQMVNHGVPVSVLDEMLAGVKRFHEQPQEVKMEWYSRDSKRRVKYFCNGDLLVNRAPANWRDTIAFDFQDGKLDPELYPQVCREAVSEYMRNMIKTSKILSELISEALGLPSEYLSGLECMETESLVCHYYPICPEPDSTLGTTKHTDPSFLTILLQDNVGGLQVLNQNQWIDVPPRHGALVVNIGDFMQSAMNRMVLTCIILIGGICYMAITLYSCQYIFFYC, from the exons ATGATCACTGGTACCCATTATTGCGTAGACATGGACGTGATCATTTCTTCTGCTGCAGATTTTTCAGCTGTTGATGAAGATGGTTCCATCTACGACAAAGCTGAAGAAGTGAAAGCTTTTGATGAAACTAAAGCTGGTGTTAAAGGACTAGTTGATTCTGATGTGACAAAGATACCTAGGTTTTTTGTCCATCCACCACAGAATGTGAAAAATCCGTCATCGAAGATCACTGATGTCAGCCTGCTGCAGGTTCCAGTGATTGACTTGGGAGGCATTGGAAGTCATCGAAGGCGGCTTCAGGTAGTGAATGAGATCAGGAATGCATCAGAAACATGGGGTTTCTTTCAAATGGTTAATCATGGAGTCCCTGTCAGTGTTCTTGATGAAATGTTGGCTGGTGTTAAACGATTCCATGAGCAACCTCAGGAGGTGAAGATGGAGTGGTATTCTCGCGACTCTAAGCGCAGAGTGAAGTACTTCTGCAATGGTGATCTCCTTGTCAATAGAGCACCAGCAAATTGGAGGGATACCATAGCATTTGATTTTCAGGACGGGAAACTAGACCCGGAGCTCTATCCTCAGGTATGCAG GGAAGCTGTAAGTGAATACATGAGAAACATGATCAAGACGAGCAAGATACTATCTGAACTGATATCGGAGGCACTAGGGCTTCCAAGTGAATACCTGTCAGGATTGGAATGCATGGAAACTGAGTCATTAGTGTGCCATTATTACCCAATTTGTCCGGAGCCAGACTCGACACTAGGCACCACCAAGCACACAGACCCTTCATTTCTGACAATATTGTTGCAAGATAATGTGGGTGGACTGCAAGTTCTCAACCAAAATCAATGGATCGATGTGCCTCCTCGGCATGGAGCTCTTGTAGTAAACATAGGAGACTTCATGCAG AGTGCTATGAACAGAATGGTTCTGACATGTATCATCTTAATTGGGGGAATCTGCTATATGGCCATCACCCTTTACAGTTGTCAatacatattcttttactgTTAG